From Thermomicrobiales bacterium:
CCGCGGCCGGATCGGCCCAGCGGTCGTTTGGAACGATAGAGAACCAGTCGGGACGTCCAGGATCGCGGTCATAGGCGTAACCGCCGAGTTCCCGGTAGAGCTCCTGATACTGGCGCAGCTTGTCCCGGTTCAGTTTCACGCCAAGACCCGGACCGTCCGGCACGCGAATGCAACCGTTTTCATAGCGCATGAGCCCGCCCTCGATCACGTCATCCGTCAGATGGTGATAGTGGGCATCGGCCGAGAACGCCAGATTCGGCGTCACAGCACCGAGGTGGAGCATCGTCGCCAACTGAATGCCGAGTTCGCCGGACGAGTGAACGGCAATGCCGTACTGGAACGTTTCGCAAACCCCCGCCGCCTTGATGCACGGGCGGATCCCGCCCCAAAAGGTCGTATCGAGCAAGATGACGTCGATCGCCGGATCGAGAATATTCGCGGCGAGCTGCTCGAAATTGACCACCACGGTGTTGGTCGCCAATGGGATGCGCACCATGCTGCGGACACGGCGCATGCCATTGATGCCCCAGGTGGGATCCTCCAGGAAGTCGTTGCGCAAGTCCTCGATGGCATGCCCAAATCGAATCGCCTCCTCCACCGAGAGCGCCGCGTTGGGATCGTAGCGATACGAGTCGGCGGGAAGCGCCTCGGCCAGCGCTCGATAGCAGGTGAGCTCATAGTCGGGCGGGTAGACGCCGCCCTTGAGCTTGTGTGAGCGGAAACCATTGGCTGTTTTGAGCGCCAGGGCATGCTCCACCAGTTGCTCGGGCGTGCGCACCTCTCCCTCGCCGGTATCGGGATTGGGATAGCGAAAAAAGAGATAGCTCGCGAACTCGACCTCGTCGCGCACCTTTCCGCCAAGCAGGTCATACACCGGCACGCCGAGCTTCTGGCCGATGAGATCGAGACAAGCGAACTCGATCGCGGCGTGCAGTTGGGTGCGGTTGTTGTAGAGGCTGGCCGTGGGATTGCAGATCTTGAAGCGGAGTTCTTCCAACCGGAACGGGTCGTGCCCCTTCAGGTACGACAGCAGTCCGCGGAACGCTGCTTCAGCGCTCTCCCCGCCCCCACCCATTTCGCCCAGGCCGATCAGGCCGTCGTCGGTTTCGACCTCGACGATCGTTCGCACGAATCGCCCCCAGTGGGCGCCAGTGGCATGCTGCAACGGCGCCTCCAGCGGCACCGTAACCGTGGTTGCGCGAATATCGACGATCTTCACGAGCGTCCCTCTCCCTCCGGAAAACGCTGCGGCGGAACGGCGTGGATTCGGCCGAGAGCGCGGTGCGATCGAACCGAACGAATGCGCCGAACGGTAGCACGCGCAGTCAACTGACCCCGAGACCGCAACACACAATGATTCTCTTCGGATTCCGAACAGCGCCAAAACGACTCACGTCGTCTTCCGACACAATCTCCGAGCCATCACCAAACGAAGCGACCGTCCGACCTCTTCTTCATTCGAGATCACGCCAGTCACCGGATCCCCCGCCCGACAACCTGCACCGCATTCGACCAGACCTCCGGCGCCGTCGCCGCCCGCACAACCCCGCTCACCACCCCCACACCAGCACTTCAGGTCCCAAGACTCAGGCCCCAGAACTCCGGACTCCGGACTCCGGACCCTGGACCCTGGACCCTGGACCTAGATCACATTGTGCTCTTCCTGCAACTGCCCTTCGGCAAAGCGGGACGGCCGGAATGCGGAAATGTCGACGGTCTTGGCCTGCCCGTCCAGAATCAGCTCGGACATGCACGCGCCGATCGCGGGACCTTGCATGAAGCCGTGCCCGCTGAACCCAGCTGCCACCGCGAGCCCGTCGACTTCGTCGATGTAGCCAAGCACCGGATTGTGATCGGGTGTCACCTCGTAGAACCCTGCCCAACCGTTGAGAATGCTCGCCTCCTCGAACGCAGGAATCATCTCGACCAGCGCCTCTACCGTCGTTGCCATCCAGTCTTCATCGACGGACTTGTCGAACGAGCTCGGCTCATCCCGGTTCGCCATGCCGAAGAGGAAGCCGTGGCTTTCCGGGTGCACATAGAGGCCACTGCTGAAATCGATCGTCATCGGCAGGGTGGGTGGCAGCGCATCGAACGGTTCGGTGATCCAGCTCATGCGACGATACGGATCGACCGGTATGTCGACCTCGGCCAGCAGTCCAACCTCACGTGTCTGCGGCCCGGCGCAGATGATCACCAGCGGACTCGAAACCCGGCCATCGGGCGTTTCGACACCCTGCACCTTGCCGTTCTCGACCATGATGTCGAACACCGGAGAT
This genomic window contains:
- a CDS encoding enolase C-terminal domain-like protein, translating into MKIVDIRATTVTVPLEAPLQHATGAHWGRFVRTIVEVETDDGLIGLGEMGGGGESAEAAFRGLLSYLKGHDPFRLEELRFKICNPTASLYNNRTQLHAAIEFACLDLIGQKLGVPVYDLLGGKVRDEVEFASYLFFRYPNPDTGEGEVRTPEQLVEHALALKTANGFRSHKLKGGVYPPDYELTCYRALAEALPADSYRYDPNAALSVEEAIRFGHAIEDLRNDFLEDPTWGINGMRRVRSMVRIPLATNTVVVNFEQLAANILDPAIDVILLDTTFWGGIRPCIKAAGVCETFQYGIAVHSSGELGIQLATMLHLGAVTPNLAFSADAHYHHLTDDVIEGGLMRYENGCIRVPDGPGLGVKLNRDKLRQYQELYRELGGYAYDRDPGRPDWFSIVPNDRWADPAAALTPKLR
- a CDS encoding FAD-binding oxidoreductase, which encodes MATADAIIVGAGIMGCAIAQQLAERGMKDIVVFERDQIGRGATADAAGGIRQQFSTETNVRLATHSVRVWESFQERFGQEISLRQQGYLFLLKDPADENVFRENLALQQRLGVPARWVDRDEIHALNPYVVLDGVYGGTFCPEDGWCDTFAATIGYARAAQRLGVSFREESPVFDIMVENGKVQGVETPDGRVSSPLVIICAGPQTREVGLLAEVDIPVDPYRRMSWITEPFDALPPTLPMTIDFSSGLYVHPESHGFLFGMANRDEPSSFDKSVDEDWMATTVEALVEMIPAFEEASILNGWAGFYEVTPDHNPVLGYIDEVDGLAVAAGFSGHGFMQGPAIGACMSELILDGQAKTVDISAFRPSRFAEGQLQEEHNVI